One window from the genome of Eucalyptus grandis isolate ANBG69807.140 chromosome 7, ASM1654582v1, whole genome shotgun sequence encodes:
- the LOC104454223 gene encoding synaptotagmin-3 isoform X1: MGFLSTIFGILGFAIGLPLGLVLGFYLFVYSQPKDVEEPVTTPLHKLDTSALQEILPEIPLWIKSPDYDRVDWLNKFILDMWPYLDRAICGNIRSTAEPMFAEYIGKYKIEAIEFEKLSLGTLPPTFHGMKVYETNEKELVMEPVIKWAGNPNIILGLRVLSLHIKIQLVDLQIFMAPRIKLKPLVPTFPCFANLVVSLMEKPHVDFGLKILGGDIMSIPGLYRFVQETIKKQIANMYLWPQTLEVPILDASTAAATQPVGILHVKVVRAMKLLKMDFLGASDPYVKLKLSGDRLPAKKTSIIRKNLNPEWNENFKFIVKDPQSQILHLQVFDWDKVGAHDRLGIQLVPLNLLKPHEKKEFVLNLMKHTDISDHQDKKRRGQLVVELTFVPFKEESGSFKELPNGYGRIESGIDKVSDDSALSGAGLLSVIVQGAEDVEGERHNNPYALVIFRGEKKKTKMLRKTRDPRWNEEFQFMLDEPPLSDKIHIAVMSKRTSISFRSKESLGHVQINLNDVVHNGRINEKYHLIDSKNGVIHVEIRWTTV; the protein is encoded by the exons GAACCAGTTACTACGCCCCTGCACAAGTTGGATACAAGTGCCTTGCAGGAGATACTACCAGAGATTCCTCTATGGATCAAGAGTCCGGACTATGATAGG GTCGACTGGCTGAACAAGTTCATCTTGGACATGTGGCCATACCTCGATAGG GCAATTTGTGGTAATATAAGAAGCACGGCGGAACCTATGTTTGCAGAGTACATTGGAAAGTATAAAATTGAAGCTATTGAGTTTGAGAAGTTAAGTCTTGGAACTCTTCCGCCCACATTTCACG GAATGAAAGTTTATGAGACTAACGAGAAAGAACTAGTGATGGAACCAGTCATTAAGTGGGCAGGCAATCCCAACATCATCTTGGGCTTGAGAGTGTTGTCTCTGCATATCAAAATCCAG TTGGTTGATCTGCAAATATTTATGGCTCCGAGGATCAAACTGAAGCCCCTAGTCCCTACTTTCCCATGTTTCGCAAATCTCGTGGTATCATTAATGGAGAAG CCACACGTGGATTTCGGACTGAAAATTTTGGGAGGGGACATTATGTCGATACCTGGCCTGTACAGATTTGTTCAG GAGACGATCAAGAAACAGATTGCGAACATGTATCTCTGGCCCCAAACACTTGAAGTACCTATCCTTGATGCTTCAAC AGCGGCTGCGACACAACCAGTAGGAATACTGCACGTGAAAGTTGTCCGCGCAATGAAACTCTTGAAAATGGACTTTTTGGGGGCGTCAGACCCTTATGTCAAACTCAAACTGAGCGGAGACAGACTTCCAGCAAAGAAGACTTCCATCATAAGGAAGAACTTGAATCCCGAATGGAACGAGAACTTCAAGTTTATAGTGAAGGATCCGCAGTCTCAGATTTTGCATTTGCAAGTCTTTGACTGGGACAAG GTAGGTGCACACGACAGACTGGGGATACAGCTAGTTCCTCTGAACTTGCTTAAACCCCATGAGAAAAAGGAGTTTGTTCTCAACTTGATGAAGCACACAGATATTAGTGATCACCAGgataagaaaagaagaggcCAGCTGGTGGTGGAACTAACGTTTGTTCCTTTCAAGGAAGAAAGTGGAAGCTTTAAGGAACTTCCCAATGGCTACGGAAGAATCGAAAGTGGAATTGATAAAGTATCCGATGACAGCGCTCTGAGCGGAGCGGGCTTACTTTCGGTTATTGTTCAAGGAGCTGAGGACGTAGAAGGGGAGAGGCACAATAATCCTTATGCATTAGTGATTTtcagaggagagaagaaaaaaacaaag ATGCTGAGGAAGACTCGCGATCCTCGCTGGAATGAAGAATTCCAGTTCATGCTTGATGAGCCTCCTTTGAGCGACAAGATCCACATTGCAGTAATGAGCAAGCGAACCAGCATTAGCTTTCGGTCGAAG GAATCTTTAGGCCACGTGCAAATCAATCTTAACGATGTCGTGCACAATGGACGGATCAACGAGAAATATCACTTGATCGATTCGAAGAATGGGGTGATACATGTGGAGATACGGTGGACAACAGTGTAA
- the LOC104454223 gene encoding synaptotagmin-3 isoform X2, with protein sequence MKVYETNEKELVMEPVIKWAGNPNIILGLRVLSLHIKIQLVDLQIFMAPRIKLKPLVPTFPCFANLVVSLMEKPHVDFGLKILGGDIMSIPGLYRFVQETIKKQIANMYLWPQTLEVPILDASTAAATQPVGILHVKVVRAMKLLKMDFLGASDPYVKLKLSGDRLPAKKTSIIRKNLNPEWNENFKFIVKDPQSQILHLQVFDWDKVGAHDRLGIQLVPLNLLKPHEKKEFVLNLMKHTDISDHQDKKRRGQLVVELTFVPFKEESGSFKELPNGYGRIESGIDKVSDDSALSGAGLLSVIVQGAEDVEGERHNNPYALVIFRGEKKKTKMLRKTRDPRWNEEFQFMLDEPPLSDKIHIAVMSKRTSISFRSKESLGHVQINLNDVVHNGRINEKYHLIDSKNGVIHVEIRWTTV encoded by the exons ATGAAAGTTTATGAGACTAACGAGAAAGAACTAGTGATGGAACCAGTCATTAAGTGGGCAGGCAATCCCAACATCATCTTGGGCTTGAGAGTGTTGTCTCTGCATATCAAAATCCAG TTGGTTGATCTGCAAATATTTATGGCTCCGAGGATCAAACTGAAGCCCCTAGTCCCTACTTTCCCATGTTTCGCAAATCTCGTGGTATCATTAATGGAGAAG CCACACGTGGATTTCGGACTGAAAATTTTGGGAGGGGACATTATGTCGATACCTGGCCTGTACAGATTTGTTCAG GAGACGATCAAGAAACAGATTGCGAACATGTATCTCTGGCCCCAAACACTTGAAGTACCTATCCTTGATGCTTCAAC AGCGGCTGCGACACAACCAGTAGGAATACTGCACGTGAAAGTTGTCCGCGCAATGAAACTCTTGAAAATGGACTTTTTGGGGGCGTCAGACCCTTATGTCAAACTCAAACTGAGCGGAGACAGACTTCCAGCAAAGAAGACTTCCATCATAAGGAAGAACTTGAATCCCGAATGGAACGAGAACTTCAAGTTTATAGTGAAGGATCCGCAGTCTCAGATTTTGCATTTGCAAGTCTTTGACTGGGACAAG GTAGGTGCACACGACAGACTGGGGATACAGCTAGTTCCTCTGAACTTGCTTAAACCCCATGAGAAAAAGGAGTTTGTTCTCAACTTGATGAAGCACACAGATATTAGTGATCACCAGgataagaaaagaagaggcCAGCTGGTGGTGGAACTAACGTTTGTTCCTTTCAAGGAAGAAAGTGGAAGCTTTAAGGAACTTCCCAATGGCTACGGAAGAATCGAAAGTGGAATTGATAAAGTATCCGATGACAGCGCTCTGAGCGGAGCGGGCTTACTTTCGGTTATTGTTCAAGGAGCTGAGGACGTAGAAGGGGAGAGGCACAATAATCCTTATGCATTAGTGATTTtcagaggagagaagaaaaaaacaaag ATGCTGAGGAAGACTCGCGATCCTCGCTGGAATGAAGAATTCCAGTTCATGCTTGATGAGCCTCCTTTGAGCGACAAGATCCACATTGCAGTAATGAGCAAGCGAACCAGCATTAGCTTTCGGTCGAAG GAATCTTTAGGCCACGTGCAAATCAATCTTAACGATGTCGTGCACAATGGACGGATCAACGAGAAATATCACTTGATCGATTCGAAGAATGGGGTGATACATGTGGAGATACGGTGGACAACAGTGTAA
- the LOC104454224 gene encoding BTB/POZ domain-containing protein At5g03250, whose protein sequence is MACMKLGSKPEAFHLDGNSWICSTGLPSDVVIEVGDTSFHLHKFPLLSRSGLLESLIGECSRDDEQKCTVHLNDIPGGAKTFLLVAKFCYGVKLELTATNVIGIRCAAEYLRMNEDYGDANLIAQTENFMNEVFGSWSDSIKALETCEEVLTQAEELHIVSRCINSLAMKACADPSLFSGPASSHSGSESPAGAASWNGIGAAGKADSVGEDWWYEDACILKLPFYRRLILAIGNRGMKPEKVAGSVMRYAVRHLPLMRRQSSATHSTVSSSSEADQKNVLEQIVELLPYQKAVFPTNFLLQLLRTSMILHAGSLCRENLERRIGAQLEQALLEDLLIPNMGCSVETLYDIDCVQRILDHYIGEERDVNYPNANCVEGQLMEGSHALTPMTMVANLVDSYLSEVAPDVNLKLLKFQSLAAVIPDYARPLDDGIYRAIDIYLKAHPWLTDSEREQLCRLMNCQKLSLEASTHAAQNERLPLRVIVQVLFFEQLRLRTSMAGWFFVSDNLGASQNPSCNLVLARTEAPNPATTTQQLVVAADDVKERVCELEKECLSMKQDLEKLVKTRGSWNILFRRLAFRLKSRSPKLPKPSNDAKDSETPTAPLIDGKENHCNANKEELSKI, encoded by the exons ATGGCGTGCATGAAGTTGGGTTCCAAGCCTGAGGCCTTCCACCTCGATGGCAACTCCTG GATTTGCTCAACAGGGTTACCGAGTGATGTTGTAATTGAAGTTGGAGACACATCCTTCCATTTACATAAG TTTCCCTTGCTATCTAGAAGTGGGTTATTGGAGAGTCTTATCGGAGAATGCTCCAGAGATGATGAGCAGAAATGCACAGTGCATCTCAACGATATACCTGGTGGTGCCAAAACCTTCCTTCTCGTGGCGAAATTCTGTTATGGCGTCAAACTTGAGCTCACCGCAACAAATGTGATTGGTATTAGATGTGCGGCCGAGTATCTCCGGATGAATGAAGACTATGGAGATGCAAACCTCATAGCACAAACCGAGAATTTCATGAATGAGGTCTTCGGAAGCTGGTCTGACTCGATCAAAGCGCTAGAAACCTGTGAGGAGGTCCTGACACAAGCAGAAGAGCTTCATATCGTTTCACGATGCATCAATTCCTTGGCAATGAAAGCCTGTGCAGACCCGAGCCTGTTTAGTGGGCCAGCTTCCTCTCATAGCGGATCAGAAAGTCCGGCCGGTGCTGCATCCTGGAATGGAATAGGTGCGGCTGGCAAGGCAGACTCTGTTGGCGAGGATTGGTGGTACGAGGATGCCTGCATCCTCAAGTTACCATTTTATAGAAGGCTGATTCTAGCCATTGGAAACAGGGGCATGAAGCCAGAGAAGGTTGCTGGTTCGGTCATGCGCTATGCAGTGAGGCACCTGCCGTTGATGCGCAGGCAGTCGAGCGCAACCCACTCAACTGTTTCATCATCATCTGAAGCGGATCAAAAGAATGTTCTCGAGCAAATAGTTGAGTTACTCCCCTACCAAAAGGCCGTCTTTCCTACCAATTTCCTGCTTCAACTTCTGAGGACATCCATGATCTTACATGCTGGATCGTTGTGTCGAGAGAATTTGGAGAGGCGCATCGGGGCACAATTAGAGCAAGCCCTCCTCGAAGACCTCCTAATACCAAACATGGGTTGTTCGGTGGAGACGCTCTATGACATTGATTGTGTTCAACGGATCCTAGATCACTACATCGGGGAAGAACGCGACGTGAATTATCCTAACGCAAATTGTGTGGAAGGACAGCTGATGGAAGGTTCTCACGCCTTGACTCCGATGACGATGGTCGCAAATTTGGTGGACAGTTATCTTTCTGAGGTGGCGCCCGATGTTAACTTGAAGCTGCTGAAATTTCAGTCGCTTGCTGCTGTCATCCCTGATTATGCCAGGCCACTGGATGACGGTATCTACCGTGCAATCGACATATATCTCAAG GCACATCCCTGGCTTACGGACTCAGAAAGAGAACAACTATGCCGGCTAATGAACTGTCAGAAGCTCTCGCTCGAAGCCAGCACGCACGCTGCCCAAAATGAGCGGCTTCCTCTTAGGGTGATTGTAcaagttcttttctttgagcAACTCCGTCTCCGCACTTCAATGGCTGGCTGGTTCTTTGTGTCCGACAACCTCGGCGCCTCGCAGAACCCAAGTTGCAACCTCGTGCTCGCGAGGACCGAAGCCCCAAACCCAGCAACTACAACCCAACAATTGGTCGTGGCAGCCGATGACGTGAAGGAGAGGGTTTGCGAGCTCGAGAAGGAGTGCTTGAGCATGAAGCAGGACCTGGAGAAGCTGGTGAAGACGAGGGGGAGCTGGAACATCCTCTTCAGGAGATTAGCTTTCCGACTCAAGTCGAGATCTCCAAAACTGCCAAAGCCATCCAATGATGCCAAAGATTCGGAGACGCCAACAGCACCTCTGATTGACGGCAAAGAAAACCATTGCAACGCCAACAAGGAAGAGCTGTCGAAGATTTAG